From one Burkholderia latens genomic stretch:
- the araG gene encoding L-arabinose ABC transporter ATP-binding protein AraG: protein MTMQTITAVSGNDAAATPGAVAPPPGGALLALDGITVTFPGVRALDGVSLSVRAGEVHGLMGENGAGKSTLLKVLSGVNQPQAGTLTLNGAVQRFASTRAALEAGIAIIYQELHLVPELTVAENLMLGQLPSRLGVVDERALAARALDALERLGEHIDPDIPVKYLSIGQRQMIEIGKALMRDARVIAFDEPTSSLSARETTQLFRIIRSLRAEGRAIIYVTHRMEEVDALCDRVTVFRDGRRIETFESVADLDRDRLIGCMVGRSIEDVYGYRPRTAGDVLIEAKGLTGPGLSEPVSFAARRGEIVGFFGLVGAGRSELMKLLYGAARPSGGHVELGGKRVAFASPRDAVRAGIALCPEDRKQEGIVAIASVADNLNISARRHFSPARVLLDARRERELAQKYIERLAIKTRDGETPIGALSGGNQQKVVLARWLAERIDVFLMDEPTRGIDVGARAEIYNLFYELAEAGRTVIIVSSDLAEVIGVSDRIIVMKEGRIAGEVAKAQATPDALIKLALPR, encoded by the coding sequence ATGACGATGCAGACGATCACGGCCGTGTCGGGCAACGACGCCGCGGCCACGCCCGGCGCCGTTGCGCCGCCGCCCGGCGGCGCGCTGCTCGCGCTCGACGGCATCACGGTGACGTTTCCGGGCGTGCGTGCGCTCGACGGCGTGTCGCTGTCGGTGCGCGCAGGTGAAGTGCACGGGCTGATGGGCGAGAACGGCGCGGGCAAGTCGACGTTGTTGAAGGTGCTGTCCGGCGTGAACCAGCCGCAGGCCGGCACGCTGACGCTGAACGGCGCGGTCCAGCGCTTCGCGTCGACGCGCGCGGCGCTCGAGGCGGGCATCGCGATCATCTACCAGGAGCTTCATCTGGTGCCGGAGCTGACGGTCGCGGAGAACCTGATGCTCGGGCAACTGCCGAGCCGGCTCGGCGTGGTCGACGAGCGCGCGCTCGCGGCGCGGGCGCTCGATGCGCTCGAACGGCTCGGCGAGCACATTGATCCTGACATCCCGGTCAAGTATCTGTCGATCGGGCAGCGCCAGATGATCGAGATCGGCAAGGCGCTGATGCGCGACGCGCGCGTGATCGCGTTCGACGAACCGACAAGTTCGCTGTCCGCGCGCGAGACGACGCAACTGTTCCGCATCATCCGTTCGCTGCGTGCGGAAGGCCGCGCGATCATCTACGTCACGCACCGGATGGAGGAAGTCGACGCACTGTGCGATCGCGTGACGGTGTTTCGCGACGGCCGCCGCATCGAAACGTTCGAATCGGTCGCCGATCTCGATCGCGACCGGCTGATCGGCTGCATGGTCGGCCGCTCGATCGAGGACGTGTACGGCTACCGGCCGCGCACGGCCGGCGACGTGCTGATCGAGGCGAAGGGGCTGACCGGGCCCGGGTTATCGGAGCCGGTATCGTTCGCCGCGCGGCGCGGCGAGATCGTCGGTTTCTTCGGGCTCGTCGGTGCGGGCCGTTCGGAGCTGATGAAGCTGCTGTACGGCGCGGCGCGCCCGAGCGGCGGGCACGTGGAGCTGGGCGGCAAGCGCGTTGCGTTCGCAAGCCCGCGCGACGCGGTCCGCGCCGGCATCGCGCTGTGCCCGGAAGACCGCAAGCAGGAGGGCATCGTCGCGATCGCGTCGGTGGCCGACAACCTGAACATCAGCGCGCGTCGCCACTTCAGCCCGGCGCGCGTGCTGCTCGACGCGCGGCGCGAACGCGAGCTCGCGCAGAAATACATCGAACGCCTCGCGATCAAGACGCGCGACGGCGAAACGCCGATCGGCGCGCTGTCGGGCGGCAACCAGCAGAAGGTCGTGCTCGCGCGCTGGCTGGCCGAGCGCATCGACGTGTTTCTGATGGACGAGCCGACGCGCGGCATCGACGTCGGCGCGCGCGCGGAAATCTACAACCTGTTCTACGAGCTCGCGGAAGCGGGCCGCACCGTCATCATCGTGTCGAGCGATCTGGCCGAGGTGATCGGCGTGTCGGACCGCATCATCGTGATGAAGGAAGGGCGGATCGCGGGCGAGGTGGCGAAGGCGCAGGCGACGCCCGACGCGCTGATCAAGCTCGCGCTGCCGCGCTAG
- a CDS encoding arabinose ABC transporter substrate-binding protein yields MNRTNRTIRRHTLRALLAALCIAPLGMQGAAHADAPLKIGFLVKMPEQAWFINEQNAAAALGQKENFSVVKIGTPDGEKVLAAIDNLGSQGAQGFVICAPDVRLGPAIASRAKRYNMKFVTVDDQLVDSTGKPLPNVPHLGMSATKIGNQVGQAIADEMKRRGWKPEEVGALRVTNYELPTAKLRTDGATQALLANGFRKENIFDAPQKTTDDEGGFSAAAPVLARHPNVKKWVIYALNEETVLGAVRATEQLHIPAADVIGVGINGAGEAFAEFQKKEPTGFYGTIAVSSTNHGKDSTQNLVDWIRNGKVPPADTQTSGKLMTRANWQAVRAELGI; encoded by the coding sequence ATGAACCGCACGAATCGAACGATCCGCCGACACACGCTGCGCGCACTGCTCGCCGCGCTCTGCATCGCCCCGCTCGGGATGCAGGGCGCCGCCCACGCCGACGCGCCGCTGAAGATCGGCTTTCTGGTGAAGATGCCCGAGCAGGCATGGTTCATCAACGAGCAGAACGCTGCCGCCGCGCTCGGCCAGAAGGAGAACTTCTCGGTCGTGAAGATCGGCACGCCGGACGGCGAGAAGGTGCTGGCCGCGATCGACAACCTCGGCTCGCAAGGCGCGCAGGGTTTCGTGATCTGCGCGCCCGACGTGCGGCTCGGGCCGGCGATCGCGTCGCGCGCGAAGCGCTACAACATGAAGTTCGTGACGGTCGACGACCAGCTCGTCGATTCGACCGGCAAGCCGCTGCCGAACGTGCCGCACCTCGGGATGTCGGCGACGAAGATCGGCAACCAGGTCGGTCAGGCGATCGCCGACGAGATGAAGCGCCGCGGCTGGAAGCCGGAAGAAGTCGGCGCGCTGCGCGTGACCAACTACGAGCTGCCGACCGCGAAGCTGCGCACCGACGGCGCGACGCAGGCGCTGCTTGCGAACGGCTTCCGCAAGGAGAACATCTTCGACGCGCCGCAGAAGACGACCGACGACGAAGGCGGCTTCAGCGCGGCAGCGCCCGTGCTCGCCCGTCATCCGAACGTGAAGAAGTGGGTGATCTACGCGCTGAACGAGGAAACCGTGCTCGGCGCGGTGCGCGCGACCGAACAGCTGCACATCCCGGCGGCCGACGTGATCGGCGTCGGCATCAACGGTGCGGGCGAGGCGTTCGCCGAATTCCAGAAGAAGGAGCCGACCGGCTTCTACGGGACGATCGCGGTCAGCTCGACGAACCACGGCAAGGACAGCACGCAGAACCTCGTCGACTGGATCCGCAACGGCAAGGTGCCGCCGGCCGACACGCAGACGAGCGGCAAGCTGATGACGCGCGCGAACTGGCAGGCCGTGCGCGCCGAACTCGGCATCTGA
- a CDS encoding Gfo/Idh/MocA family protein: protein MSNVISLGVIGIGKIARDQHLPAIAAEPGFVLTACASRHAEVNGVRNYPDLHALLAAEPELDAVSLCAPPQVRYAQARAALEAGKHVMLEKPPGATLGEVAALDALARERGLTLFATWHSRCASAVEPARAWLATRTIRAVQVRWKEDVRRWHPGQQWIWEPGGLGVFDPGINALSIVTRILPRELVLREATLYVPSDAQMPIAAELDCADTNGVPVHAEFDWRHGPVEQWEIAVDTSDGVLAISRGGAQLSIDGAPVEIGPEREYPALYAHFRALIARGESDVDVRPLRLVADAFLFGRRVGTDAFGR, encoded by the coding sequence ATGAGCAACGTGATTTCGCTGGGCGTGATCGGGATCGGCAAGATTGCGCGCGACCAGCATCTTCCCGCAATCGCGGCTGAGCCCGGCTTCGTGCTGACCGCCTGTGCGAGCCGTCACGCGGAAGTCAACGGCGTACGCAATTATCCGGATCTGCACGCGCTGCTGGCCGCCGAGCCCGAGCTCGACGCGGTGTCGCTGTGCGCGCCGCCGCAAGTGCGCTACGCTCAGGCGCGCGCCGCACTGGAGGCCGGCAAGCACGTGATGCTCGAGAAGCCGCCTGGCGCGACGCTCGGCGAAGTGGCCGCGCTCGACGCGCTCGCGCGCGAACGCGGTCTCACGCTGTTCGCGACCTGGCATTCGCGCTGCGCGAGCGCCGTCGAACCGGCGCGTGCGTGGCTCGCAACGCGCACGATCCGCGCGGTTCAGGTGCGCTGGAAGGAAGACGTGCGCCGCTGGCATCCGGGGCAGCAGTGGATCTGGGAGCCGGGCGGCCTCGGCGTGTTCGACCCCGGCATCAACGCGCTGTCGATCGTCACGCGAATCCTGCCGCGCGAGCTCGTGCTGCGCGAAGCGACGCTCTACGTGCCGAGCGACGCGCAGATGCCGATCGCGGCCGAACTCGATTGCGCGGATACGAACGGCGTGCCGGTGCACGCGGAATTCGACTGGCGCCACGGCCCGGTCGAGCAGTGGGAGATCGCGGTCGACACGTCGGACGGCGTGCTCGCGATCAGCCGCGGCGGCGCGCAATTGTCGATCGACGGCGCGCCGGTCGAGATCGGGCCGGAGCGCGAGTACCCGGCGCTGTATGCGCATTTCCGCGCGCTGATCGCGCGCGGCGAAAGCGACGTCGACGTGCGGCCGTTACGGCTCGTCGCCGACGCGTTCCTGTTCGGACGGCGCGTCGGGACCGACGCGTTCGGCCGCTGA
- a CDS encoding dihydrodipicolinate synthase family protein gives MTSSSTPRYRGIFPVVPTTFTDTGELDLASQKRAVDFMIDAGSDGLCILANFSEQFAITDDERDVLTRTILEHVAGRVPVIVTTSHYSTQVCAARSLRAQQLGAAMVMTMPPYHGATFRVPETQIFDFYARVSDAIGIPIMIQDAPASGTPLSAPLLARMAREIEQVAYFKIETPGAANKLRELIRLGGDAIEGPWDGEEAITLLADLHAGATGAMTGGGFPDGIRPILEAFREGRGDDAFAHYQTWLPLINHENRQSGILTAKALMREGGVIACERPRHPMPELHPDTRAELIAIARRLDPLVLRWAR, from the coding sequence ATGACATCGAGCAGCACACCGCGCTATCGCGGCATCTTCCCCGTCGTCCCGACGACGTTTACCGACACCGGCGAGCTCGACCTCGCGAGCCAGAAGCGCGCGGTCGACTTCATGATCGACGCTGGCTCCGACGGCCTCTGCATCCTCGCGAACTTCTCCGAGCAGTTCGCGATCACCGACGACGAACGCGACGTGCTGACGCGCACGATCCTCGAACACGTCGCCGGCCGCGTGCCGGTGATCGTCACGACGTCGCACTACAGCACGCAGGTCTGCGCGGCGCGCAGCCTGCGCGCGCAACAGCTCGGCGCGGCGATGGTGATGACGATGCCGCCTTACCACGGCGCGACGTTTCGCGTGCCAGAAACGCAGATCTTCGATTTCTATGCGCGCGTGTCGGATGCGATCGGCATCCCGATCATGATCCAGGACGCGCCCGCGAGCGGCACCCCGCTGTCCGCACCGTTGCTGGCACGGATGGCGCGCGAGATCGAGCAGGTCGCGTACTTCAAGATCGAGACGCCGGGCGCGGCCAACAAGCTGCGCGAGCTGATCCGGCTCGGCGGCGACGCGATCGAAGGGCCGTGGGACGGCGAAGAGGCGATCACGCTGCTCGCCGACCTGCATGCGGGCGCGACCGGCGCGATGACGGGCGGCGGGTTTCCGGACGGCATCCGGCCGATCCTCGAAGCATTCCGCGAAGGGCGCGGCGACGATGCGTTCGCGCATTACCAGACGTGGCTGCCGCTGATCAATCACGAGAACCGCCAGTCCGGGATCCTGACCGCGAAGGCCCTGATGCGCGAAGGCGGCGTGATCGCGTGCGAGCGGCCGCGGCATCCGATGCCGGAACTGCATCCGGACACGCGTGCGGAGCTGATCGCGATCGCGCGCCGGCTCGACCCGCTCGTGCTGCGCTGGGCGCGCTGA
- a CDS encoding MFS transporter, with protein MTTQYTPAHPAADQSDSPAAVDERQLTRLLTRKLVPFLALIYVVAYVDRTVVGFAKLHMNAAIGLGDAAYGLGAGLFFIGYFLCEVPSNLALGRLGARVWFARILATWGVITMAMALVQGPTSFYVLRFLLGAAEAGLYPGILYFLTQWFPMRERARVIGLLVLAQPLAGIVTGPLAGWLLSTHGLLGLSDWQTLFVVSGLPAVLLAWPTLRLLPESPAHARWLNDGERRWIARQLAADRDTYRPDSHGNPLAALRDRRVLLLAALFLPFPLCIYGLSLWLPTIIHAFGTGDAATGLLSAVPYLFAVAGLLVVPRHSDRKRERYWHIVVVSAAAAATMAASAWVRQPALQFLFICLTAFSLYSIQAVVWALPGEFLTGTSAAVGIAAINSLANLGGYAGPYGIGLIKASTGSLAAGLYFLAATLLFAVLMTFVVRAALRTPEPAARAFAGES; from the coding sequence ATGACGACGCAGTACACGCCCGCGCACCCCGCGGCGGACCAGTCCGATTCGCCGGCAGCCGTCGACGAACGGCAACTCACCCGCCTGCTCACACGCAAGCTCGTGCCGTTCCTCGCGCTGATCTACGTGGTCGCATACGTCGACCGCACCGTCGTCGGCTTCGCAAAGCTGCACATGAACGCAGCGATCGGCCTCGGCGATGCCGCTTACGGCCTCGGAGCCGGCCTGTTCTTCATCGGCTACTTCCTGTGCGAAGTGCCGAGCAACCTCGCGCTCGGCCGCTTAGGCGCACGCGTGTGGTTCGCGCGCATTCTCGCGACGTGGGGCGTGATCACGATGGCGATGGCGCTCGTGCAGGGGCCGACCAGCTTCTACGTGCTGCGCTTCCTGCTCGGTGCGGCCGAAGCCGGCCTCTATCCCGGCATCCTCTACTTCCTCACGCAATGGTTTCCGATGCGCGAGCGCGCACGCGTGATCGGCCTGCTCGTGCTCGCGCAACCGCTCGCCGGCATCGTGACGGGCCCCCTCGCGGGCTGGCTGCTGTCCACGCACGGGCTGCTCGGCCTGTCGGACTGGCAGACGCTGTTCGTCGTCAGCGGCCTGCCGGCCGTGCTGCTTGCGTGGCCCACGCTGCGGCTGCTGCCGGAGTCGCCCGCGCATGCGCGCTGGCTGAACGACGGCGAACGCCGCTGGATCGCACGGCAACTCGCCGCCGACCGCGACACGTATCGCCCCGATTCGCACGGCAATCCGCTCGCCGCGTTGCGCGATCGCCGCGTGCTGCTGCTCGCCGCGCTGTTCCTGCCGTTTCCGCTGTGCATCTACGGGCTGTCGCTGTGGCTGCCGACGATCATCCACGCATTCGGCACCGGCGATGCGGCAACCGGACTGCTGTCCGCCGTGCCTTACCTGTTCGCGGTGGCCGGCCTGCTCGTCGTGCCGCGCCACTCGGATCGCAAGCGCGAGCGCTACTGGCACATCGTCGTCGTCTCCGCGGCCGCCGCAGCGACGATGGCCGCCAGCGCATGGGTGCGGCAACCTGCGCTGCAGTTCCTGTTCATCTGCCTGACCGCGTTCTCGCTCTATTCGATCCAGGCCGTCGTGTGGGCGCTGCCCGGCGAATTCCTGACCGGCACGAGCGCGGCGGTCGGCATCGCCGCGATCAACTCGCTCGCGAATCTCGGCGGCTACGCCGGGCCGTACGGCATCGGGCTGATCAAGGCATCGACCGGCAGCCTCGCTGCCGGCCTGTACTTCCTCGCGGCGACGCTGCTGTTCGCGGTGCTGATGACGTTCGTGGTCCGCGCCGCGCTGCGCACGCCCGAGCCGGCCGCACGCGCATTCGCCGGCGAATCGTGA
- a CDS encoding IlvD/Edd family dehydratase, whose amino-acid sequence MSATKPRLRSTQWFGTNDKNGFMYRSWMKNQGIPDHEFDGRPIIGICNTWSELTPCNAHFRKLAEHVKRGISEAGGFPVEFPVFSNGESNLRPSAMLTRNLASMDVEEAIRGNPIDAVVLLAGCDKTTPALLMGAASCDVPAIVVSGGPMLNGKLEGKNIGSGTAVWQLHEALKAGEIDLHHFLSAEAGMSRSAGTCNTMGTASTMACMAEALGVALPHNAAIPAVDSRRYVLAHMSGIRIVEMALEGLVLSKILTRAAFENAIRANAAIGGSTNAVIHLKAIAGRIGVPLELEDWMRIGRDTPTIVDLMPSGRFLMEEFYYAGGLPAVLRRLGEGGLLPHPDALTVNGKSLWENVREAPNYDDEVIRPLDRPLIADGGICILRGNLAPRGAVLKPSAASPELLKHRGRAVVFENLEHYKATINDESLDIDASSVMVLKNCGPRGYPGMAEVGNMGLPPKLLRQGVKDMVRISDARMSGTAYGTVVLHVAPEAAAGGPLAAVRNGDWIELDCEAGTLHLDITDEELQRRLSDVDPNAAPGVAGQLGKGGYARLYIDHVLQADEGCDLDFLVGMRGADVPSHSH is encoded by the coding sequence ATGTCGGCAACAAAACCCAGGCTGCGCTCCACCCAATGGTTCGGCACCAACGACAAGAACGGCTTCATGTACCGGAGCTGGATGAAGAACCAGGGCATTCCCGATCACGAATTCGACGGTCGGCCGATCATCGGCATCTGCAATACGTGGTCCGAACTGACACCCTGCAACGCGCACTTCCGCAAGCTCGCCGAGCACGTGAAGCGCGGGATCTCCGAAGCGGGCGGCTTCCCCGTCGAGTTCCCGGTGTTCTCGAACGGCGAATCGAACCTGCGGCCGTCCGCGATGCTCACGCGCAATCTTGCATCGATGGACGTCGAGGAAGCGATCCGCGGCAACCCGATCGACGCGGTCGTGCTGCTCGCGGGCTGCGACAAGACCACGCCCGCACTGCTGATGGGCGCGGCGAGCTGCGACGTGCCGGCGATCGTCGTGTCGGGCGGCCCGATGCTGAACGGCAAGCTGGAAGGCAAGAACATCGGTTCGGGCACGGCCGTCTGGCAGCTGCATGAAGCACTGAAGGCCGGCGAGATCGACCTGCATCACTTCCTGTCGGCGGAAGCCGGCATGTCGCGCTCGGCGGGCACCTGCAACACGATGGGCACCGCATCGACGATGGCGTGCATGGCCGAGGCGCTCGGCGTCGCGCTGCCGCACAACGCGGCGATTCCGGCCGTCGATTCGCGCCGTTACGTGCTCGCGCACATGTCCGGCATCCGCATCGTCGAGATGGCGCTCGAAGGGCTCGTGCTGTCGAAGATCCTGACGCGCGCGGCGTTCGAGAACGCCATCCGCGCAAACGCGGCGATCGGCGGCTCGACCAATGCGGTGATCCACCTGAAGGCGATCGCGGGCCGCATCGGCGTGCCGCTGGAACTCGAGGACTGGATGCGCATCGGCCGCGACACGCCGACGATCGTCGACCTGATGCCGTCGGGGCGCTTCCTGATGGAGGAGTTCTATTACGCGGGCGGCCTGCCGGCCGTGCTGCGCCGGCTCGGCGAAGGCGGGCTGCTGCCGCATCCGGATGCACTGACGGTCAACGGCAAGTCGTTGTGGGAGAACGTGCGCGAAGCGCCGAACTACGACGACGAAGTGATTCGCCCGCTCGACCGTCCGCTGATCGCGGACGGCGGGATCTGTATCCTGCGCGGCAATCTCGCGCCGCGCGGTGCGGTGCTGAAGCCGTCGGCGGCGAGTCCCGAGCTGCTGAAGCATCGCGGCCGCGCGGTGGTGTTCGAGAACCTCGAACACTACAAGGCGACGATCAACGACGAATCGCTCGATATCGACGCGAGCTCCGTGATGGTGCTGAAGAACTGCGGGCCGCGCGGGTATCCGGGAATGGCCGAGGTCGGCAACATGGGGCTGCCGCCGAAACTGCTGCGCCAGGGCGTGAAGGACATGGTGCGGATCTCGGATGCACGGATGAGCGGCACCGCGTACGGCACGGTCGTGCTGCACGTCGCGCCGGAAGCGGCCGCGGGCGGGCCGCTCGCCGCGGTGCGCAACGGCGACTGGATCGAACTGGACTGCGAGGCCGGCACGCTCCATCTGGACATCACCGACGAAGAATTGCAGCGCCGTCTGTCGGATGTCGATCCGAATGCGGCGCCGGGCGTGGCCGGGCAGTTGGGCAAGGGTGGTTATGCGCGGCTGTATATCGATCACGTGCTGCAGGCCGACGAGGGGTGCGACCTCGACTTTCTGGTCGGCATGCGCGGCGCGGACGTGCCGAGCCATTCGCATTGA
- a CDS encoding LysR family transcriptional regulator, with translation MTEASPWGNRNRLKTRQLLLVVALADEGSIHRAAAALSMTQPAASKLLRELEESIGAVLFERLPRGMRPTLYGDALIRHARAALGSLDQAREELAALKAGHLGHVAVGAITSPGLRLVPPAVAAVKGTHANVRVSVAIDTSNVLLEHLAQDKLDIVLGRLSAEHDKLHLRYEPLTGEPVAAVVRPDHPLLAQAPLSLADVQRAAWVMPPAGSVLRHRFELVFQRASLAPPANVVETAALLFITQLIEQSDMIAVLAEDVARYYARHGIVTMLPLEMDCRMDDFGIITRTDRLHSPAVEVMADAIRAAAREVYGVAL, from the coding sequence ATGACCGAAGCCAGCCCGTGGGGAAACCGCAACCGCTTGAAGACGCGCCAGCTGCTGCTGGTCGTCGCGCTCGCCGACGAAGGCAGCATTCACCGCGCAGCGGCCGCGTTGAGCATGACGCAGCCCGCCGCGTCGAAGCTGCTGCGCGAGCTCGAGGAATCGATTGGCGCGGTGCTGTTCGAGCGGTTGCCGCGCGGGATGCGGCCGACGCTATACGGCGACGCGTTGATCCGCCACGCGCGCGCGGCGCTTGGCAGCCTCGACCAGGCGCGCGAGGAGCTGGCCGCGCTGAAGGCCGGCCACCTGGGGCACGTGGCGGTGGGCGCGATCACGTCGCCGGGATTGCGGCTCGTGCCGCCGGCTGTCGCTGCCGTGAAGGGGACACATGCGAACGTGCGGGTGTCCGTCGCAATCGACACGAGCAACGTGCTGCTCGAACATCTCGCGCAGGACAAGCTCGACATTGTGCTCGGAAGGCTGTCCGCCGAGCACGACAAGCTGCATCTGCGCTACGAGCCGCTCACGGGCGAGCCGGTCGCCGCGGTCGTGCGGCCCGACCATCCGCTGCTCGCGCAGGCGCCGCTGTCGCTCGCCGACGTGCAGCGCGCCGCGTGGGTGATGCCGCCGGCCGGCAGCGTGCTGCGCCACCGCTTCGAACTCGTGTTCCAGCGCGCGAGCCTGGCGCCGCCGGCGAACGTCGTCGAGACGGCGGCGCTGCTGTTCATTACGCAATTGATCGAGCAGAGCGACATGATCGCCGTGCTCGCGGAGGACGTCGCGCGATACTACGCGCGACACGGGATCGTCACGATGCTGCCGCTGGAGATGGACTGCCGGATGGACGATTTCGGGATCATCACGCGCACCGACCGGCTGCATTCGCCTGCCGTCGAGGTGATGGCGGACGCGATTCGGGCGGCCGCGCGGGAGGTGTACGGGGTCGCGCTGTAA
- a CDS encoding OsmC family protein: MAHGEHKYRVAVEWTGNRGTGTSGYREYGRDHVIRAGSKPDIPGSSDAAFRGDAARWNPEDLLLASVSACHKLWYLHLCADAGVRVLAYVDDAEGTMLDNPEPGRFTEIVLHPRVTIRAGDDHELAERLHHDAHAKCYVANSVNFPVRCEPVIEVAAV; the protein is encoded by the coding sequence ATGGCGCACGGCGAACACAAGTACCGCGTGGCAGTGGAGTGGACCGGCAACCGGGGCACCGGTACGTCGGGGTATCGCGAATACGGCCGCGATCATGTGATCCGGGCGGGTTCGAAGCCGGACATTCCCGGCTCGTCGGATGCAGCGTTTCGCGGCGACGCGGCGCGGTGGAATCCGGAAGACCTGCTGCTGGCTTCGGTATCGGCGTGCCACAAGCTCTGGTATCTGCATCTGTGTGCGGATGCGGGCGTGCGCGTGCTTGCGTATGTCGACGACGCAGAGGGGACTATGCTCGACAATCCCGAGCCGGGGCGCTTCACCGAAATCGTGCTGCATCCGCGCGTGACGATCCGCGCGGGCGACGACCACGAGCTAGCCGAGCGGCTGCATCATGACGCGCATGCGAAGTGCTATGTGGCGAATTCGGTGAATTTCCCGGTCCGGTGCGAGCCGGTGATCGAGGTTGCTGCAGTGTGA
- a CDS encoding GntR family transcriptional regulator codes for MEARLDSTADAVAASLREMIINGELQAGERLVERDLAERFGISRIPMREAIQRLEREGLLDIFRNRGAVVRMLSASDVQEIYDMRALLEGDAIYRSVKRLDDETLARAELVHRLLGESSVPRRQGELNREFHALLYSCCGNDRQLKAIAELRGQVERYERLQATLLADTPSFQVEHEAILQACRERNARGARAMTVAHLDSARSIVMRLVEGR; via the coding sequence ATGGAAGCCAGACTCGATTCCACGGCGGATGCCGTGGCCGCATCGTTGCGGGAGATGATCATCAACGGCGAGCTGCAGGCAGGCGAGCGGCTGGTCGAGCGCGATCTCGCCGAGCGCTTCGGGATCAGCCGGATTCCGATGCGCGAGGCGATCCAGCGGCTGGAGCGAGAAGGACTGCTGGACATCTTCCGCAATCGTGGCGCGGTCGTGCGGATGCTGAGCGCGTCCGACGTGCAGGAAATTTACGACATGCGCGCGCTGCTCGAAGGCGATGCGATCTACCGGAGCGTGAAGCGGCTCGACGACGAGACGCTCGCGCGAGCCGAACTCGTGCACCGGCTGCTCGGCGAATCCAGCGTGCCGCGCCGGCAAGGCGAACTGAATCGCGAATTCCACGCACTGTTGTACTCGTGTTGCGGCAACGACCGGCAATTGAAGGCGATCGCGGAATTGCGCGGCCAGGTCGAGCGCTACGAGCGCCTGCAGGCCACGTTGCTGGCCGATACGCCGTCGTTCCAGGTCGAGCACGAAGCCATCCTGCAAGCGTGCCGCGAACGCAATGCACGCGGCGCCCGCGCGATGACGGTCGCGCATCTCGATTCGGCCCGGTCCATCGTGATGCGGCTCGTCGAAGGCCGGTGA
- a CDS encoding LacI family DNA-binding transcriptional regulator: MATLDEVARRAGVTAATVSNVLRNRGRVGDATRSRVLEAVDALGYRPHLAARALAEGRAPTVALMVSSIANPFYPEFALAVERAVRRNGQFLIVCNTNEDPLQGCAYLDQIAGTISEGILVTNANLHLPDLADVARRGVPVVLCLWERPDAPPEGLPCVAVDFREAGRIATRHLIELGHREIGVIVGGSANGVQAARYDGFVDVMREAGLDASRVAAGRDSIEGGVHAAGQLLDAHPGMTALVATNDLPAIGALHAAADRGRRVPDDLSIVGITDIHLASDTRPTLTTVAIPTGEAAGLAVELLNALREAGGYIDDASRVRTASVPRLVVRGTTGAAPARRTPA; this comes from the coding sequence ATGGCAACACTGGATGAAGTGGCGCGCCGCGCCGGCGTGACGGCTGCGACCGTGTCGAACGTGCTGCGCAACCGCGGCCGGGTCGGTGACGCAACGCGCTCGCGCGTGCTCGAAGCGGTCGACGCGCTCGGCTATCGGCCGCATCTCGCCGCGCGGGCGTTGGCGGAGGGGCGGGCGCCGACGGTCGCGCTGATGGTGTCGAGCATCGCGAACCCGTTCTATCCGGAATTCGCGCTGGCCGTCGAGCGCGCAGTGCGCCGCAACGGGCAGTTCCTGATCGTCTGCAATACGAATGAAGATCCGTTGCAGGGGTGCGCGTATCTCGACCAGATCGCAGGCACGATTTCCGAAGGCATTCTCGTGACCAACGCGAATCTGCACCTGCCCGATCTCGCCGACGTCGCGCGGCGCGGCGTGCCGGTCGTGCTGTGTCTATGGGAGCGGCCCGATGCGCCGCCGGAAGGGTTGCCGTGCGTCGCGGTGGATTTCCGCGAGGCGGGGCGGATTGCGACGCGGCATCTGATCGAACTCGGGCATCGCGAGATCGGCGTAATCGTCGGCGGGTCTGCGAACGGCGTGCAGGCCGCGCGCTACGACGGTTTCGTCGACGTGATGCGCGAAGCCGGGCTGGACGCATCGCGCGTCGCCGCCGGGCGCGATTCGATCGAAGGCGGCGTGCATGCGGCAGGGCAATTGCTCGATGCACATCCCGGGATGACCGCGCTCGTCGCCACCAACGACCTGCCCGCGATCGGCGCACTGCACGCAGCGGCCGACCGCGGCCGGCGCGTGCCCGACGACCTGTCGATCGTCGGCATCACCGATATTCACCTGGCGAGCGACACGCGGCCGACGTTGACGACGGTCGCGATTCCGACCGGCGAGGCGGCGGGACTCGCGGTCGAATTGCTCAATGCGTTGCGCGAGGCGGGCGGGTACATCGACGATGCGTCGCGCGTGCGGACGGCGTCGGTGCCGCGGCTGGTGGTGCGGGGGACGACCGGGGCGGCGCCGGCACGCCGAACGCCGGCGTAG